From Arthrobacter sp. FW306-2-2C-D06B, a single genomic window includes:
- a CDS encoding ABC transporter substrate-binding protein, translated as MVSSKLRRVTLQIGAGLLAVALTSCTVSPGPAPSTSAADGASAEPSKTFNFGTPSMPLGLDPAVVNDSESYRVTRQVMEGLVGVDASTGQPTPLLATSWSQGNDGLSYDFKLRSKVTFHDGTAFDAAAVCSNFNRWFNFPATVRQQAPGIAFKSVFKSFSDDASLSLFKNCKVVSADHVQINLAKPFTGFLQALTLPAFAMSSPKAMADDKADVLDKKLSGQPASAYASHPVGTGPYVFSSWSQNRITLTSYKGYWGDRGEIATVNFIPFDYPQARLQALLAGTIDGYDLVTAGTFDQLVKKGMQIVQRDPFSVMYLGMNESVAPLQNLGVRQAIEMAIDKDTLIHKFFIDNTSPATQFVPPKLSGFNNNAPSLGYDPDKAKQLLAKSGYKGEELKFYYPLNVTRAYLPTPEKIYAEISAELTAIGLNIKPVPVNWDDGYLQKVQSPGDHALHLLGWNGAYSDPDNFVGTLFGENNGEFGYSDPQVFSKIDRARGLPDGADRNSQYQTINAQIAATVPAVPVAFPISALALSDRVEKYPSSPVLNEVFTNVRLKS; from the coding sequence GTGGTAAGCAGCAAGCTTCGCCGAGTCACGCTACAAATCGGCGCAGGCCTTCTGGCCGTGGCCTTGACCTCGTGCACGGTAAGTCCTGGACCGGCGCCGTCGACATCGGCCGCGGACGGCGCTTCGGCAGAGCCGAGCAAGACCTTCAACTTTGGCACCCCGTCGATGCCGCTGGGGCTCGATCCGGCCGTGGTGAACGACTCCGAGTCGTATCGCGTCACCCGGCAAGTGATGGAGGGCCTCGTGGGAGTCGACGCGTCCACAGGCCAACCAACTCCCCTGCTGGCCACCTCTTGGTCGCAAGGGAATGACGGACTCAGCTACGACTTCAAGTTGCGGTCGAAAGTCACCTTCCACGATGGAACCGCCTTTGACGCAGCCGCGGTCTGCAGCAACTTCAACCGCTGGTTCAACTTCCCGGCGACCGTGCGTCAGCAGGCACCGGGCATCGCCTTCAAGAGCGTGTTCAAATCCTTCTCGGATGACGCTTCGCTTTCGCTCTTCAAGAACTGCAAGGTTGTCTCCGCGGACCACGTGCAAATCAACCTGGCCAAGCCCTTCACCGGCTTCCTGCAGGCGTTGACGCTGCCGGCGTTCGCGATGTCATCACCGAAAGCGATGGCAGACGACAAGGCCGACGTCCTGGACAAGAAACTGTCCGGTCAGCCGGCGTCCGCCTACGCCTCGCACCCCGTGGGCACAGGCCCTTACGTTTTCTCCTCATGGAGCCAGAACCGCATCACACTCACCAGCTACAAGGGCTACTGGGGCGACCGCGGAGAGATAGCCACGGTCAACTTCATTCCGTTCGACTACCCGCAGGCCCGGCTCCAGGCCCTGCTCGCAGGAACCATCGACGGATACGACCTTGTTACCGCCGGCACCTTCGACCAACTGGTCAAGAAGGGGATGCAAATCGTGCAACGGGATCCGTTCTCCGTGATGTACCTGGGCATGAACGAGTCCGTGGCGCCGCTCCAGAATCTCGGGGTGCGCCAGGCAATCGAGATGGCCATCGACAAAGACACCCTCATCCACAAGTTCTTCATCGACAACACCTCACCGGCGACCCAGTTCGTTCCCCCCAAACTGAGCGGCTTCAACAACAACGCGCCGTCGCTGGGATACGACCCGGACAAAGCCAAGCAACTGCTCGCCAAGTCCGGCTACAAAGGCGAGGAACTCAAGTTCTACTACCCGCTCAACGTCACGCGCGCCTACCTTCCCACTCCGGAGAAGATCTACGCGGAGATCAGCGCGGAGCTCACCGCGATCGGGCTGAACATCAAGCCGGTACCCGTGAACTGGGACGACGGCTACCTCCAGAAGGTCCAGTCCCCTGGTGACCATGCGCTCCATTTGCTCGGCTGGAATGGCGCCTACTCGGACCCGGACAACTTCGTGGGCACGCTCTTCGGCGAAAACAACGGCGAGTTCGGCTACAGCGATCCACAGGTGTTCTCAAAGATCGACCGGGCCCGGGGACTGCCCGACGGCGCTGACCGCAACTCCCAGTACCAGACCATCAATGCTCAGATCGCTGCGACCGTCCCGGCAGTACCCGTCGCCTTCCCTATCTCGGCTTTGGCCCTTTCCGACCGCGTCGAGAAGTACCCGTCGTCACCTGTCTTAAACGAAGTTTTTACAAACGTTCGCCTGAAGTCTTGA
- the ilvD gene encoding dihydroxy-acid dehydratase, translating into MSDHTPIATDNQPDIKPRSRVVTDGIHAAPARGMFRAVGMGDDDFAKPQIGVASSWNEITPCNLSLNRLAQGAKEGVHSGGGFPMQFGTISVSDGISMGHEGMHFSLVSREVIADSVETVMQAERIDGSVLLAGCDKSLPGMLMAAARLDLASVFLYAGSIMPGWVKLEDGSEKEVTLIDAFEAVGACAAGKMSRGDLDRIERAICPGEGACGGMYTANTMACIGEALGMSLPGSAAPPSADRRRDDFARKSGEAVVNLLRLGITARDIMTKKAFENAIAVTMAFGGSTNAVLHLLAIAREAEVELTLDDFNRIGDKIPHLGDLKPFGRYVMTDVDKIGGVPVIMKALLDAGLLHGDCLTVTGKTLAENLASINPPDLDGKILRALDNPIHKTGGITILHGSMAPEGAVVKSAGFDADVFEGTARVFEREQGALDALDKGEIKAGDVVVIRYEGPKGGPGMREMLAITGAIKGAGLGKDVLLLTDGRFSGGTTGLCIGHVAPEAVDGGPIAFVKDGDKIRVDIAARSFDLLVDEAELESRKVGWEPLPAKFTKGVLAKYAKLVHSASTGAYCG; encoded by the coding sequence ATGAGTGACCACACCCCAATTGCGACAGACAACCAGCCGGACATCAAGCCACGCAGCCGGGTCGTAACGGACGGCATCCATGCCGCCCCCGCGCGAGGCATGTTCCGGGCCGTAGGCATGGGCGATGACGACTTCGCCAAGCCCCAAATCGGCGTCGCGAGCTCGTGGAACGAAATTACCCCCTGCAACCTTTCGCTGAACCGACTTGCCCAGGGTGCCAAGGAGGGCGTTCACTCCGGCGGTGGCTTCCCCATGCAGTTCGGCACCATTTCCGTTTCGGACGGTATTTCCATGGGCCACGAGGGCATGCACTTCTCCCTTGTCTCGCGTGAAGTCATTGCCGACTCCGTTGAAACGGTCATGCAGGCCGAGCGCATCGACGGCTCCGTGTTGCTGGCCGGTTGCGACAAGTCCCTCCCGGGCATGCTCATGGCAGCCGCCCGCCTGGACCTCGCCAGCGTCTTCCTTTACGCCGGCTCCATCATGCCGGGCTGGGTCAAGCTCGAGGACGGCTCGGAGAAGGAAGTCACCCTCATTGACGCCTTCGAAGCCGTTGGCGCATGCGCTGCCGGTAAGATGAGCAGGGGCGACCTGGACCGCATCGAACGCGCGATCTGTCCCGGTGAAGGCGCCTGTGGCGGTATGTACACGGCCAACACCATGGCGTGCATCGGCGAAGCCCTCGGCATGTCCCTTCCGGGCTCGGCTGCCCCGCCCTCGGCAGACCGCCGTCGTGATGACTTTGCCCGCAAGTCCGGCGAGGCAGTGGTCAACCTGCTGCGCCTCGGCATCACCGCGCGGGACATCATGACCAAGAAGGCGTTCGAGAACGCCATCGCCGTCACCATGGCGTTCGGCGGTTCCACCAACGCCGTCCTGCACCTGCTCGCGATCGCCCGGGAAGCCGAGGTCGAGCTGACCCTGGACGACTTCAACCGCATCGGCGACAAGATTCCGCACCTGGGCGACCTCAAGCCCTTCGGCCGCTACGTCATGACCGACGTCGACAAGATCGGCGGCGTGCCGGTCATCATGAAGGCGCTGCTCGACGCCGGCCTGCTGCACGGCGACTGCCTGACGGTCACGGGCAAGACCCTTGCCGAGAACCTGGCCTCCATCAACCCGCCGGACCTCGACGGAAAGATCCTGCGCGCGCTGGACAACCCGATCCACAAGACCGGCGGCATCACCATCCTGCACGGTTCGATGGCGCCGGAAGGTGCCGTCGTGAAGAGCGCCGGCTTCGATGCCGATGTCTTCGAAGGAACCGCCCGCGTGTTCGAGCGCGAGCAGGGCGCTCTCGACGCTTTGGACAAGGGCGAGATCAAGGCCGGGGACGTCGTCGTGATCCGTTACGAAGGACCCAAGGGTGGCCCGGGCATGCGTGAGATGCTCGCCATCACCGGCGCCATCAAGGGCGCGGGCCTCGGCAAGGACGTTCTCCTGCTGACCGACGGCCGCTTCTCGGGCGGAACCACGGGTCTCTGCATCGGGCACGTTGCGCCTGAAGCCGTCGACGGCGGACCCATCGCCTTCGTCAAGGACGGCGACAAGATCCGCGTGGACATCGCCGCCCGTTCGTTCGACCTCCTGGTGGACGAAGCCGAACTCGAGTCCCGCAAGGTCGGCTGGGAGCCCCTCCCGGCCAAGTTCACCAAGGGCGTCCTCGCGAAGTACGCCAAGCTGGTGCACAGCGCCTCCACCGGCGCCTATTGCGGCTAG
- a CDS encoding PQQ-dependent sugar dehydrogenase has product MNHAKAGSGSVFRSRLALARTLMAAAFLVALLLAACTGSAPGPGPTQGNGPELLRKLDLNLTLPWSIVFLGDGTAIISERDTKLIKSVRNDRSTTVGEFPGVVPGGEGGLLGLALSPKFASDRLLYAYFTAESDNRISRTRLEQAADGRLSLGTPEVIFSGIPKASTHNGGRIRFGPDGFLYVGTGDAQHPERAQDRNALGGKILRLTPEGKAAPGNPFGNPVYSYGHRNVQGLAWDSSGRLWASEFGPDVNDELNLIEAGGNYGWPEVTGAPGRAGYIDAKVVWPSTADASPSGLEIVNGTAFTCALRGQRLWTVPLNGETAGKAVAYLTTDYGRLRDISLAPDGTLWVLSNNQNPDFALVLKPPR; this is encoded by the coding sequence ATGAACCACGCAAAGGCGGGATCGGGGAGCGTTTTCCGGTCCCGCCTTGCGCTTGCCCGGACTCTGATGGCGGCGGCCTTCCTCGTGGCTTTGCTGCTAGCCGCCTGCACAGGGAGTGCTCCCGGGCCGGGGCCCACCCAAGGCAACGGACCGGAGCTGCTTCGGAAGCTTGACCTGAATCTGACACTCCCGTGGTCAATCGTGTTCCTCGGCGACGGAACTGCCATCATCTCCGAACGCGACACCAAGCTGATCAAATCGGTCCGGAACGACCGGTCCACGACGGTGGGCGAGTTTCCCGGCGTCGTGCCCGGCGGCGAAGGCGGGCTGCTGGGACTCGCGCTCTCCCCCAAGTTCGCCAGCGACCGCCTGCTTTACGCCTATTTCACCGCCGAATCGGACAACAGAATTTCGCGCACCCGCCTGGAGCAGGCCGCGGACGGGCGGCTGAGCCTCGGCACACCGGAAGTCATCTTCTCAGGCATCCCCAAAGCCTCGACCCACAACGGCGGCCGCATCCGCTTCGGCCCCGACGGGTTCCTCTATGTCGGCACCGGAGATGCGCAGCACCCGGAGCGGGCGCAGGACCGCAATGCGCTTGGCGGGAAGATCCTGCGGCTTACCCCCGAGGGGAAAGCCGCGCCGGGCAACCCGTTTGGCAACCCCGTTTACAGCTACGGGCACCGCAATGTGCAAGGGCTCGCTTGGGACAGCTCCGGCAGGCTGTGGGCGAGCGAATTCGGCCCTGACGTCAACGACGAACTCAACCTCATCGAGGCGGGCGGCAACTACGGCTGGCCGGAAGTGACCGGGGCGCCCGGCCGCGCTGGCTACATCGACGCCAAAGTGGTCTGGCCGTCGACGGCGGATGCCTCGCCGAGCGGGCTGGAGATCGTGAACGGAACGGCGTTCACGTGCGCGCTGCGCGGGCAGCGTTTGTGGACGGTACCGCTCAACGGAGAAACAGCGGGGAAGGCCGTGGCATACCTCACGACGGACTACGGCCGACTCAGGGACATTTCGCTTGCGCCGGACGGCACACTTTGGGTCCTTAGCAACAACCAAAACCCTGACTTTGCGCTGGTCCTGAAGCCTCCCCGCTAG
- a CDS encoding acetolactate synthase large subunit: MSKGSPISPSLMAAKSAGAPKAPEKVDRTADAVVDNAATLSPVLGPNNVVPPTVMTGSEAIVRSLEELGVDDIFGLPGGAILPTYDPLMASKMNHVLVRHEQGAGHAAQGYAMVTGRVGVCIATSGPGATNLVTAIMDAHMDSVPLVAITGQVSASVIGTDAFQEADIVGITMPITKHSFLVTDPNDIPHVMAEAFYLASTGRPGPVLVDIAKNAQQGTMTFSWPPKIDLPGYRPVVRGHNKQVREAARLIAAASKPVLYVGGGVVKAHASAELRELAELTGAPVVTTLMARGAFPDSHPQHVGMPGMHGTVSAVTALQQSDLLITLGARFDDRVTGVLSTFAPHAKIIHADIDPAEISKNRTADVPIVGSVKEIIPELSEAVRNAFEQSGTPDLDGWWAFLNNLRDTYPLGWTEPDDGLSAPQRVIERIGALTGPEGIYVAGVGQHQMWAAQFIKYERPHAWLNSGGAGTMGYAVPAAMGAKVGEPDRVVWAIDGDGCFQMTNQELATCAINKIPIKVAIINNSSLGMVRQWQTLFYEGRYSNTDLNTGHDTVRIPDFVKLADAYGCAAFRCERDEDIDATIQKALEINDRPVVIDFVVSPNSMVWPMVPSGVSNDQIQVARNMTPEWEEED; encoded by the coding sequence ATGAGCAAAGGATCGCCGATCAGCCCCTCGCTGATGGCTGCAAAGTCCGCTGGAGCCCCCAAGGCTCCGGAAAAGGTCGACCGTACGGCTGACGCCGTCGTCGACAATGCTGCAACTCTCTCTCCTGTACTCGGGCCGAACAACGTTGTACCCCCAACGGTGATGACCGGCTCGGAAGCTATTGTCCGCTCGCTCGAAGAACTCGGCGTGGACGATATTTTTGGTTTGCCCGGTGGCGCGATCCTCCCCACCTATGACCCTTTGATGGCCTCCAAGATGAATCACGTCCTGGTCCGTCACGAACAGGGAGCCGGCCACGCAGCGCAAGGCTACGCCATGGTTACCGGACGGGTTGGCGTCTGCATCGCCACCTCGGGCCCCGGTGCCACCAACCTCGTTACCGCCATCATGGATGCCCATATGGACTCCGTGCCCCTCGTTGCGATTACCGGCCAGGTATCGGCTTCTGTCATTGGCACTGATGCCTTCCAGGAAGCAGACATCGTCGGCATCACCATGCCGATCACCAAGCATTCCTTCCTGGTGACGGATCCCAACGACATTCCGCATGTCATGGCCGAGGCTTTCTACCTTGCGAGCACCGGGCGTCCCGGTCCCGTATTGGTGGACATCGCCAAGAACGCCCAGCAGGGCACCATGACCTTCTCCTGGCCGCCCAAGATCGATTTGCCGGGCTATCGTCCGGTGGTCCGCGGTCACAACAAGCAGGTGCGCGAGGCTGCCCGGCTGATCGCGGCGGCAAGCAAGCCCGTCCTGTATGTCGGCGGCGGTGTGGTCAAGGCCCACGCGTCGGCCGAACTGCGTGAGCTCGCCGAACTCACCGGCGCTCCGGTGGTGACCACACTCATGGCCCGTGGCGCGTTCCCGGATTCCCACCCCCAGCACGTCGGCATGCCCGGCATGCACGGCACGGTTTCCGCGGTTACCGCGCTGCAGCAGTCTGATTTGTTGATCACCCTTGGTGCGCGCTTCGATGACCGGGTGACGGGTGTCCTCAGCACCTTCGCTCCGCACGCAAAGATCATCCACGCGGACATTGACCCTGCGGAGATCTCCAAGAACCGCACGGCCGACGTTCCGATCGTGGGCTCTGTCAAGGAGATCATTCCGGAACTGAGCGAGGCTGTCCGCAACGCTTTCGAGCAATCCGGCACCCCGGACCTCGACGGTTGGTGGGCGTTCCTCAACAACCTCCGTGATACCTACCCTCTGGGTTGGACCGAGCCGGACGACGGACTCAGTGCCCCCCAACGGGTCATCGAACGCATTGGTGCGCTCACGGGCCCGGAAGGCATCTACGTTGCAGGCGTTGGCCAGCACCAGATGTGGGCCGCACAGTTCATCAAGTACGAGCGACCCCACGCCTGGCTGAACTCCGGCGGTGCCGGCACCATGGGCTATGCCGTGCCGGCAGCCATGGGCGCCAAGGTCGGCGAACCCGACCGCGTGGTCTGGGCGATCGACGGCGACGGCTGCTTCCAGATGACCAACCAGGAACTGGCCACCTGCGCCATCAACAAGATCCCCATCAAGGTTGCCATCATCAACAACTCCTCGCTGGGCATGGTGCGCCAGTGGCAGACCCTCTTCTATGAAGGCCGCTACTCCAACACCGACCTGAACACCGGCCACGACACCGTCCGTATCCCGGACTTCGTCAAGCTGGCAGACGCCTACGGCTGCGCAGCCTTCCGCTGCGAGCGGGACGAGGATATCGACGCGACCATCCAGAAGGCCCTGGAAATCAATGACCGTCCCGTGGTCATCGACTTCGTGGTCAGCCCGAACTCCATGGTGTGGCCGATGGTCCCCTCCGGAGTCTCGAATGACCAGATCCAGGTTGCCCGCAACATGACCCCGGAATGGGAAGAGGAGGACTAG
- a CDS encoding malate:quinone oxidoreductase: MTFISKTHHADVVLIGGGIMSATLGAFIKQLEPSWTISLFERLDEAGLESSGPWNNAGTGHAALCELNYSPAGKDGSVDPSKALHINEQFQLSRQFWSHLVDNKLIGSPKGFINTVPHMSFVIGDKHADFLRTRYEALKPNTLFRSMEYTEDQAQIAKWAPLIVKGRDAKQRVAATRAAEGTDVDFGALTRELTGYLAANGVEVNYGHDVTNVSKASDGGWDLSLKHPASGEHGQIHAKFVFVGAGGGALHLLQASGIPESKGYGGFPVSGQFFRCTDEAIAGQHSAKVYGQASVGAPPMSVPHLDTRYVGGKRSLLFGPYAGFSTNFLKTSSYLDLPLSIRPGNIIPMLAVAKDNMDLTAYLIKEVAKRHDAKVESLREYYPQADGSNWELITAGQRVQIIKKDSKKGGVLQFGTEVITARDGSIGALLGASPGASTAVPIMIEMLQRSFPKNFKGWQSKLKEMMPGYGVKLNDNPDLAAELESSTARSLQLEPADAVQH; encoded by the coding sequence GTGACCTTCATTTCCAAGACACACCACGCTGACGTCGTCCTTATTGGGGGCGGGATCATGAGCGCAACCCTGGGTGCGTTCATCAAGCAACTCGAACCCAGCTGGACCATCTCCCTCTTTGAGCGACTCGACGAAGCCGGCCTGGAAAGCTCCGGACCGTGGAACAACGCGGGAACCGGGCACGCAGCGCTGTGTGAGCTTAATTACTCACCTGCAGGGAAGGACGGCTCCGTTGACCCGTCCAAGGCCCTCCACATCAACGAGCAATTCCAACTCTCGCGGCAGTTCTGGTCCCACCTTGTGGACAACAAGTTGATCGGCTCACCCAAGGGCTTCATCAACACCGTTCCGCACATGAGCTTCGTCATCGGCGACAAGCACGCAGACTTCCTCAGGACCCGCTACGAGGCACTCAAGCCCAACACGCTCTTCCGCAGCATGGAATACACGGAAGACCAGGCACAGATCGCCAAGTGGGCTCCGCTCATCGTCAAGGGCCGCGACGCCAAGCAGCGCGTGGCCGCCACCCGCGCGGCAGAAGGCACCGACGTCGACTTCGGCGCCTTGACCCGCGAACTGACCGGCTACCTCGCAGCCAACGGCGTTGAAGTCAACTATGGCCACGACGTCACCAATGTGAGCAAAGCCTCCGACGGCGGCTGGGACCTTTCGCTCAAGCACCCCGCTTCCGGGGAACACGGCCAGATCCACGCCAAGTTCGTCTTTGTCGGCGCCGGCGGCGGCGCGCTCCACTTGCTCCAGGCATCAGGCATCCCGGAAAGCAAGGGCTACGGTGGTTTCCCGGTTTCCGGGCAGTTCTTCCGCTGCACCGACGAGGCCATTGCCGGCCAGCACAGCGCCAAGGTATACGGCCAGGCCTCCGTGGGTGCTCCGCCCATGTCCGTGCCGCACCTGGATACCCGCTACGTTGGCGGCAAGCGCTCACTCCTTTTCGGCCCGTACGCCGGCTTCTCCACCAACTTCCTCAAGACGAGCAGCTACCTTGACCTGCCGCTGTCCATCCGTCCGGGCAACATCATCCCGATGCTGGCCGTTGCCAAGGACAACATGGACCTGACTGCGTACCTCATCAAGGAAGTCGCCAAGCGCCACGACGCCAAGGTGGAGTCTCTCCGCGAGTACTACCCCCAGGCCGACGGCAGCAACTGGGAGCTCATCACCGCGGGCCAGCGGGTGCAGATTATCAAGAAGGACTCCAAAAAGGGCGGCGTGCTGCAGTTCGGCACCGAAGTCATCACGGCCCGCGACGGCTCCATCGGGGCTCTGCTCGGCGCCTCACCCGGAGCCTCCACCGCAGTCCCGATCATGATCGAGATGCTCCAGCGGTCCTTCCCGAAGAACTTCAAGGGCTGGCAGTCCAAGCTCAAGGAAATGATGCCGGGCTACGGCGTCAAATTGAACGACAATCCGGACCTTGCCGCCGAGCTGGAATCGAGCACTGCCCGTTCGCTCCAGCTTGAGCCCGCCGACGCCGTTCAGCACTAG
- the ilvN gene encoding acetolactate synthase small subunit, with amino-acid sequence MSRHTLSVLVEDKPGVLTRVASLFARRAFNINSLAVGPTEVSGISRMTVVVDADGDLIEQVTKQLNKLINVIKIVELTPESSVQRDHILVKVRADAATRLQVTQAADLFRASVVDVSTDSVVIEATGTPEKLAALLSVLEPFGIREIVQSGTLAVGRGSRSMSDRALRSA; translated from the coding sequence ATGAGCCGCCACACATTGTCCGTTCTGGTCGAAGACAAGCCCGGCGTGCTGACCCGCGTGGCCAGCCTCTTCGCCCGGCGGGCCTTCAACATCAACTCCCTGGCCGTCGGCCCCACCGAGGTCTCCGGGATTTCCCGGATGACCGTCGTCGTCGACGCCGATGGCGACCTCATCGAGCAGGTCACCAAGCAGCTCAACAAACTGATCAACGTGATCAAGATTGTCGAGCTGACTCCAGAATCTTCCGTGCAGCGTGACCACATCCTGGTCAAGGTACGTGCGGATGCCGCGACACGCCTGCAGGTCACCCAAGCTGCAGACTTGTTCCGTGCCTCAGTGGTTGACGTTTCCACAGACTCGGTGGTCATTGAGGCAACCGGTACCCCGGAAAAGCTCGCGGCGCTGCTTTCAGTGCTCGAGCCGTTCGGCATCCGCGAAATAGTGCAGTCCGGCACCTTGGCCGTTGGGCGGGGATCCCGCTCCATGAGTGACAGGGCGTTGCGCAGCGCCTAG
- a CDS encoding sunset domain-containing protein — protein MEWLITVIVIVLIVAIVWWLLSRNRAKSSPGAMAPASPSPTASSPQMDVTAAALTGSAPLVAATATADHDLAGSPAAAPEAEPEPEPEAEPEAGGVDVDDWERLSPPLDTGMAAPEGSPAAGTSPEEPMFEEPTLSEPVLSEDAVSEAAVSADALSEATGPIAAEPELEGGVTADDVTAADAGPSVAAVAGVPASSTTEPATREQLADSAEWEATWSEGGAPVPPAPTHHREYTDAHAPTLPGAESAAAEAVGPAAEMQEDGAEAPDAAPAAVESTTQAEDSTGAPPLGGHLAAEQPYGEGSAAAGADGSGPNGYTVKGNADTMTYHDEDSPSYDEVKAEVWFISSAHAEAAGFRPPRRNRR, from the coding sequence ATGGAATGGTTGATCACGGTCATCGTCATCGTGTTGATCGTCGCGATTGTCTGGTGGCTCCTGAGCCGCAATAGAGCGAAGTCTTCCCCGGGCGCCATGGCCCCGGCCTCGCCGTCACCGACCGCTTCCTCTCCACAAATGGACGTCACAGCCGCCGCCCTGACAGGCTCCGCCCCTTTGGTCGCCGCAACTGCGACCGCCGATCATGACTTGGCCGGGTCGCCGGCGGCCGCACCCGAAGCCGAGCCGGAGCCGGAGCCGGAAGCGGAACCTGAAGCGGGGGGCGTCGACGTCGACGATTGGGAGCGGCTTTCCCCTCCCCTCGACACCGGAATGGCCGCCCCGGAAGGGTCCCCCGCGGCGGGAACCTCGCCGGAGGAGCCCATGTTCGAGGAGCCCACGCTCTCGGAACCCGTGCTGTCCGAGGACGCGGTCTCGGAGGCCGCGGTTTCCGCGGATGCACTTTCCGAGGCCACCGGGCCGATTGCTGCCGAGCCCGAACTTGAAGGGGGCGTGACGGCCGACGACGTGACGGCCGCCGACGCCGGACCCTCCGTTGCCGCGGTTGCCGGCGTTCCGGCCTCGTCGACTACGGAACCGGCAACCCGCGAACAGTTGGCCGACAGCGCCGAGTGGGAAGCTACCTGGAGCGAAGGCGGCGCACCCGTACCCCCCGCTCCGACCCACCACCGCGAATACACGGACGCCCATGCACCGACGCTTCCCGGTGCGGAATCCGCCGCCGCGGAGGCAGTCGGCCCTGCCGCGGAAATGCAAGAAGACGGCGCCGAAGCTCCCGACGCGGCTCCGGCGGCTGTTGAGTCGACCACGCAGGCCGAGGATTCCACCGGCGCGCCGCCGCTGGGCGGGCATCTTGCCGCTGAGCAGCCGTACGGTGAAGGCTCGGCTGCGGCCGGCGCTGACGGGAGCGGCCCCAACGGCTATACAGTCAAGGGCAACGCGGACACCATGACCTACCACGATGAAGACAGCCCGTCCTACGACGAGGTCAAGGCCGAGGTCTGGTTTATTTCGAGCGCCCACGCCGAGGCAGCCGGTTTCCGTCCGCCTCGCAGGAACCGCCGCTGA
- the bcp gene encoding thioredoxin-dependent thiol peroxidase has product MAERLIPGDTAPDFTLKDHTGREVSLASHRGRKTVIYFYPAASTPACAKQACDFRDSLATLQAAGYDVLGISPDTVKDLEKFVSEESLTFPLLSDEGHHVADAYAAWGEKKNYGRTYQGLIRSTIVVDPDGKVALAQYNVRATGHVAKLRRDLKLDK; this is encoded by the coding sequence ATGGCCGAACGACTCATTCCAGGCGACACTGCCCCGGACTTCACGCTCAAGGACCACACGGGTCGCGAGGTCAGCCTGGCCTCGCACCGCGGCCGCAAAACAGTCATCTACTTCTACCCTGCGGCTTCCACGCCGGCATGTGCCAAGCAAGCCTGCGACTTCCGCGATTCCCTCGCAACCCTCCAGGCTGCCGGTTACGACGTCCTTGGGATCTCTCCGGACACGGTGAAGGACCTGGAAAAGTTCGTGTCCGAGGAATCACTGACCTTTCCCCTGCTGTCCGACGAAGGGCACCATGTGGCTGACGCGTATGCGGCTTGGGGCGAAAAGAAGAACTACGGGCGCACCTACCAAGGGCTGATCCGCTCGACGATCGTGGTGGACCCCGACGGCAAGGTGGCCCTGGCCCAGTACAACGTGCGGGCCACCGGCCATGTCGCCAAACTCCGCAGGGACCTCAAACTCGACAAGTAG
- a CDS encoding MarR family winged helix-turn-helix transcriptional regulator — MPDMERWPTGRLLSTAARLVEHAWNEKLRGMDLTHAGVIVMEVLAANGPTTQSMLAQIVRVQAQTMGKTLTRLEAHGHVSRARSVSDRRSQVVSLTEAGEHTLGLATQLEREVLAPVPVDTAKLRRELQSLVRELANNHSSAVVNDIVAAADSGAAPGEASN; from the coding sequence ATGCCTGATATGGAACGGTGGCCCACCGGGCGCCTGCTCTCCACGGCCGCGCGACTCGTGGAGCATGCCTGGAACGAGAAACTGCGCGGTATGGACCTGACCCATGCCGGGGTCATTGTCATGGAAGTACTTGCCGCCAACGGACCGACCACGCAGTCGATGCTCGCACAGATCGTCCGGGTTCAGGCTCAGACAATGGGAAAGACGCTCACCAGGCTGGAGGCCCACGGCCACGTCAGCCGCGCGCGCAGCGTGTCCGACCGCCGGAGCCAAGTGGTCAGTTTGACCGAGGCGGGGGAGCACACCCTCGGGCTCGCCACGCAATTGGAACGCGAAGTGCTTGCACCTGTGCCCGTTGACACCGCCAAACTGCGGCGGGAGCTCCAGTCGCTGGTACGCGAACTGGCGAACAATCATTCCTCGGCAGTCGTAAACGACATTGTGGCCGCAGCGGATTCAGGCGCGGCGCCGGGCGAAGCCTCCAACTAA